One segment of Urocitellus parryii isolate mUroPar1 chromosome 5, mUroPar1.hap1, whole genome shotgun sequence DNA contains the following:
- the Lum gene encoding lumican, with protein sequence MNLGAFTLVLALISGASGQYYDYDFPLSIYGQSSPNCAPECNCPESYPTAMYCDELKLKSVPMVPPGIKYLYLRNNQIDHIDEKAFENVTDLQWLILDHNLLENSKIKGKVFSKLKQLKKLHINYNNLTESVGPLPKSLEDLQLTHNKISKLGSFEGLVNLTFIHLQHNQLKEDAISAALKGLKSLEYLDLSFNQMTKLPSGLPGSLLTLYLDNNKINNIPDEYFKRFNGLQYLRLSHNELADSGVPGNSFNISSLVELDLSYNKLKSIPTVNENLENYYLEVNELEKFDVKSFCKILGPLSYSKIKHLRLDGNRLTHTNLPPDMYECLRVANEITVN encoded by the exons ATGAACCTAGGTGCATTTACTCTCGTCTTGGCATTAATTAGTGGTGCCAGTGGCCAGTACTATGATTATGATTTCCCTCTATCCATTTATGGGCAATCATCACCAAATTGTGCACCAGAGTGTAACTGCCCTGAAAGCTACCCAACCGCCATGTACTGCGATGAGCTGAAACTGAAAAGTGTGCCCATGGTGCCCCCTGGAATCAAGTATCTTTACCTTAGGAATAACCAGATTGACCATATCGATGAAAAGGCCTTTGAAAACGTAACTGATCTGCAGTGGCTTATTCTAGATCACAACCTTCTGGAAAACTCCAAGATAAAAGGAAAAGTGTTCTCTAAACTGAAACAGCTGAAGAAGCTGCATATCAACTACAACAATCTGACAGAGTCTGTGGGCCCACTCCCCAAATCACTCGAGGATCTGCAGCTTACTCATAACAAGATCTCTAAACTTGGCTCCTTTGAGGGACTGGTAAACTTGACCTTCATCCACCTCCAACACAATCAGCTCAAAGAGGATGCCATCTCAGCAGCCTTAAAAGGTCTCAAGTCACTTGAGTACCTCGACTTGAGCTTCAATCAGATGACCAAACTGCCTTCTGGTCTCCCAGGATCTCTTCTAACCCTCTACCTAGACAACAACAAGATCAACAACATCCCCGATGAGTATTTCAAGCGTTTTAATGGGCTGCAGTATCTACGTTTATCTCACAATGAGCTGGCTGATAGTGGGGTACCTggaaattcttttaatatatcaTCTCTGGTGGAGCTGGATCTCTCTTATAATAAACTTAAGAGCATACCCACAGTTAATGAAAATCTTGAAAACTATTACCTGGAGGTCAATGAACTTGAAA AGTTTGACGTAAAAAGCTTCTGTAAGATTCTGGGGCCATTGTCCTACTCCAAGATCAAGCATCTGCGTTTGGATGGCAATCGTCTCACCCACACCAATCTGCCACCTGATATGTATGAATGTCTACGTGTAGCAAATGAAATCACTGTCAATTAA